DNA sequence from the Atribacterota bacterium genome:
AACTTCTGGATACCCAGATAGCCCTGATTCTGGTTAATACCACCTTTGTCATGCCTTTTGCGGTACTCATCATGCGAGACATGTTTAAGGAGTTACCAGTAGAACTGGAAGAAGCTGCCTGGGTCGATGGATGTTCACGCTGGCAGTCTTTTGTGCGCATTGCTTTGCCTTTAGCGGCTCCGGCGCTGGTGGCTACGGTGATTATCTGTTTTGCCTTTGCCTGGAATGAATTTCTCTTTGCTCTGGTGCTCACGTATAAAAAGGCTTCCCCCATGACGGTGGTTATTGCCGGTACCGAACACACCCAGGGGGTTCAATTCTGGTATGTGTCCACCAGATTGCTTTTGGCTATTATTCCACCGACCATTCTCGCGCTGACGGTTCAGAAGTATATCGTACGCGGTCTTACCATGGGAGCAGTGAAAGGATGATAGTACAAGCTACCCAAGGGTAGCTTGTACTATTTTTTCTCCAGGACTCGGCTACTTTCAAGCTCCGGATGTGTTCAGTTCGTATCCAGGTTTGCTGGTTCCGGAAAAAGAATAGTGCATAAAAGATTACCGGGAGCCAGGTAAGACCATACCAGATGTAGAAGAAAAGGTAAGGGAGATATCGAAAAGTCAACTTTCCTTCCCGAAGCGAAGGTCCAATAACAATCTGATAAGCGTTTTGGAAGAAAATAATAACCAGCCAAAAATACCAGGAGGAAAGTTGCTTAGTTGTGGCGCCGAAGACGGAACATTCCAGATGAATAGAGGCCAGAGTGGAGCTTAGGGCGATGAAAAGAGG
Encoded proteins:
- a CDS encoding carbohydrate ABC transporter permease — translated: MSKKRHRIVETLLWIVVVIVVLWVVSPFYWAVITSFKKPADVFRLSSIPWVQFRPTLNNWQTEFNQRGPEITRGLLNSVTIAIGASVFAVFLGSLAGYGLARHRYTKWRNQSMSFWFLSQRFLPPAATVIPFFLLMKSLKLLDTQIALILVNTTFVMPFAVLIMRDMFKELPVELEEAAWVDGCSRWQSFVRIALPLAAPALVATVIICFAFAWNEFLFALVLTYKKASPMTVVIAGTEHTQGVQFWYVSTRLLLAIIPPTILALTVQKYIVRGLTMGAVKG